In a single window of the Anas acuta chromosome 24, bAnaAcu1.1, whole genome shotgun sequence genome:
- the SLC26A9 gene encoding solute carrier family 26 member 9: MSHARPRYVIERPAYSVSLFDEEFEKKSRSYPVGEKLRNLFRCSASRLKLFLFSLFPILAWLPKYKIKEYVLPDVLGGLSAGTIQVPQGMAFALLANLPPVNGLYSSFFPLLTYLFLGGIHQMVPGTFAVISIIVGNVCNELAPESDFQYSTHNETGINTTALEAARLEISATLACLTAIIQLCLGFVQFGFVAIYLSESFIRGFMTAAGLQILISVLKYVFGLTVPSYTGPLAIVYTFIDICKGLPQTNVASLIYALVSAVLLIVVKELNLKYMKKIRMPIPMEIIIVIVATAISGSFQMPEKYNMPVVGKISMGFPAPTLPMVSKWKDMIGTAFSLAIVGYVINLAMGRTLAAKHGYDVDPNQEMLALGCSNFFGSFFKIHVICCALSVTLAVDGAGGKSQVASFFVAMVVMVTMLALGIYLEPLPKSVLGALIAVNLKNSLKQLADPFYLWKKSKLDCLVWLVSFLSAFFLSLPYGVAVGVGFSVLVVVFHTQFRNGSALGQVTSTDIYKNPKAYNKVHELNGIKIVTYCSPLYFANSEIFREKIIAKTGVDPGKVYLARKKYVKRQEKGTAQPPTKLPKFLLRQNKTLSLQELQKDFESTSPTDTNNNQTTANGASISYVTFRPPANGAGQGHSSGELGSTTSLQGSTFSIMPTADVDPMATAPPYVSFHTIILDMSGVCFVDLMGTKALGKLCSSYQKIGIKVFLANVHAQVYNDISTGGVFEEGGLDQNHIFLTIHDAVLFALANIKEVVHPPILEERPNQTELSIYDESVDESSSEFRNLEEEMFGSMFRSETQTAL; this comes from the exons ATGAGCCACGCCAGACCCCGCTATGTCATCGAACGTCCTGCATATTCCGTCAGCCTCTTTGATGAAGAGTTcgagaagaaaagcagaagttacCCCGTTGGGGAGAAGTTGAGAAACCTTTTCAG GTGTTCAGCTTCCAGATTGAAGCTCTTCCTCTTCAGCCTTTTCCCAATACTCGCGTGGCTTCCCAAGTATAAAATTAAGGAGTACGTTTTGCCTGATGTCCTCGGTGGGCTCAGTGCGGGGACGATTCAAGTGCCACAAG GGATGGCTTTCGCGCTGCTGGCCAACCTGCCTCCCGTCAATGGGCTCTactcctccttcttccccctgCTAACATACCTCTTCCTTGGCGGTATCCATCAGATGGTCCCAG GTACTTTTGCAGTCATCAGCATTATCGTCGGCAACGTCTGCAACGAGCTGGCTCCGGAGTCGGACTTCCAGTACTCCACCCACAACGAGACCGGCATCAACACCACAGCCCTGGAAGCGGCCAGGCTGGAGATCTCTGCCACGCTGGCCTGCCTGACAGCCATCATACAA CTGTGCCTGGGATTCGTGCAGTTTGGCTTTGTTGCTATCTACCTCTCAGAGTCTTTCATCAGGGGCTTCatgacagcagcagggctgcagatcCTCATCTCCGTGCTCAAGTACGTCTTCGGCTTGACGGTCCCATCTTACACCGGGCCCTTAGCTATCGTCTAT ACATTCATTGACATTTGTAAAGGCCTGCCCCAAACCAACGTGGCCTCCCTGATCTATGCCTTGGTCAGTGCTGTGCTCCTGATCGTTGTCAAGGAGCTCAACCTCAAGTACATGAAGAAGATCCGGATGCCCATCCCCATGGAGATCATCATC GTAATAGTTGCGACTGCAATCTCTGGCAGCTTTCAGATGCCTGAGAAGTACAACATGCCAGTAGTTGGGAAGATCAGCATGGG GTTCCCAGCCCCAACCCTGCCCATGGTGAGCAAGTGGAAGGACATGATCGGCACGGCCTTCTCGCTGGCCATCGTGGGCTACGTGATCAACTTGGCCATGGGGAGGACCCTGGCAGCCAAGCACGGCTATGACGTGGACCCCAACCAG GAAATGCTGGCCCTGGGCTGCAGTAACTTCTTCGGATCCTTCTTCAAAATCCACGTCATCTGCTGTGCGCTCTCCGTCACCCTCGCTGtggatggggcaggagggaaatCACAG GTGGCAAGTTTCTTTGTGGCAATGGTGGTAATGGTGACTATGCTGGCCCTGGGGATCTACCTTGAACCCCTTCCAAAG TCCGTCCTGGGAGCTCTCATCGCCGTGAACCTGAAGAACTCCCTCAAGCAGCTGGCCGACCCCTTCTACCTGTGGAAGAAGAGCAAGCTGGACTGC ctggTCTGGCTGGTGAGCTTCCTGTCCGCCTTCTTCCTGAGCCTGCCCTACGGAGTCGCTGTGGGCGTGGGATTTTCCGTGTTGGTTGTGGTTTTCCATACCCAGTT CCGGAACGGTTCTGCCCTGGGCCAAGTAACCTCCACGGACATCTACAAGAACCCAAAAGCCTACAACAAG GTGCATGAGCTTAACGGGATTAAGATCGTGACCTACTGCTCGCCACTGTATTTTGCCAACTCAGAGATATTCCGGGAGAAGATCATAGCCAAG acCGGGGTGGATCCGGGTAAAGTGTACTTAGCCAGGAAGAAATATGTGAAGCGGCAGGAGAAGGGGACAGCGCAACCACCAACGAAGCTGCCGAAATTCTTACTGAGGCAGAACAAG ACCTTGTCTTTGCAAGAGCTCCAGAAAGACTTTGAAAGCACCTCTCCAACAGATACCAACAACAACCAGACGACCGCTAATGGTGCCAGCATCTCTTACGTCACGTTCCGCCCGCCTGCCAACGGCGCCGGGCAGGGGCACAGCTCcggggagctgggcagcaccACCAGCCTGCAAGGAAGCACCTTCAGCATCATGCCCACAGCAGATGTTGACCCTATGGCCACGGCACCGCCCTATGTCAGCTTCCACACCATCATCCTGGACATGAGCGGGGTGTGCTTTGTTGACCTCATGGGCACAAAAGCCCTGGGCAAG CTGTGTTCCAGTTACCAGAAGATTGGGATTAAAGTGTTTTTGGCCAACGTGCATG CTCAGGTGTACAACGACATTAGCACAGGTGGAGTCTTTGAAGAAGGAGGCCTGGACCAAAACCACATCTTCTTAACAATCCATGACGCTGTTTTGTTTGCACTGGCAAATATCAAAGAAGTCGTCCACCCGCCCATCTTAGAAGAG